In the genome of candidate division WOR-3 bacterium, one region contains:
- a CDS encoding RnfABCDGE type electron transport complex subunit D, with amino-acid sequence MNEKLIVSVSPHIKSDVSVDKIMWSVVWALIPAAIGAGYFFGIKAIILIILSVITALISEYLYNLIFKREISIFDGSAVITGILLAFNLPPNVPFFIPIIGSFFAIVVVKQLFGGLGYNFLNPALAARAFLVVSFPQTMSASYIAPYYGTISGFDAITQATPLTAIRNTKIMGTPQDLEILLNKATSWESLKNLFIGNVGGCLGETSALLLLIGAIYLLIKKYIDYRIPLSYILTCFILSLFILPIKRFPNYHIFQIISGGLILGAFFMATDYVTSPITKKGRIIFGIGCGILTMLIRHFGGYPEGVSFSILLMNVATPLIERYTKPRVFGKR; translated from the coding sequence ATGAACGAAAAATTGATTGTTTCAGTTTCTCCCCATATAAAAAGTGATGTTTCAGTTGATAAGATAATGTGGAGTGTTGTTTGGGCATTAATTCCGGCAGCAATTGGTGCTGGCTATTTCTTTGGGATAAAAGCAATAATTCTTATAATCCTTTCAGTAATTACTGCCTTAATTAGTGAATATCTCTATAACCTCATTTTTAAAAGAGAAATTTCTATATTTGATGGTAGTGCGGTAATTACTGGCATACTTCTTGCCTTTAATTTACCACCAAATGTTCCTTTCTTTATTCCGATAATTGGTTCTTTCTTTGCGATTGTTGTTGTTAAGCAACTTTTTGGTGGTTTAGGATATAATTTCTTAAATCCGGCATTGGCGGCAAGAGCCTTTTTAGTTGTCTCTTTTCCCCAAACAATGAGTGCCTCTTATATTGCTCCTTATTATGGAACAATAAGTGGTTTTGATGCGATAACCCAAGCAACACCACTAACTGCTATCAGAAATACGAAAATAATGGGTACACCACAGGATTTAGAAATTTTATTAAATAAGGCAACAAGTTGGGAAAGTTTAAAAAATCTATTTATTGGTAATGTTGGTGGTTGTTTGGGCGAAACCTCTGCTCTATTATTATTGATTGGTGCTATCTATCTTTTAATAAAAAAATATATTGATTATCGGATTCCTTTAAGTTATATTTTAACCTGCTTTATCTTATCCCTTTTTATTCTGCCGATAAAAAGGTTTCCCAATTATCATATTTTCCAAATTATTTCCGGTGGACTCATCCTTGGTGCCTTTTTTATGGCAACCGACTATGTGACTTCACCAATCACTAAAAAGGGAAGAATAATTTTTGGTATTGGTTGTGGTATTTTAACAATGTTAATTAGACATTTCGGTGGTTATCCGGAGGGTGTCTCTTTTTCTATTTTATTAATGAATGTGGCAACTCCACTAATTGAAAGATATACAAAACCAAGGGTTTTTGGCAAGAGGTAG
- a CDS encoding FMN-binding protein, which yields MRQILVLTSVCVVSALLLSYVYLFTIPKIKEHKEKFFTSALSEIFPNMGGYKEVVKDSCYQILSEDKTKIIGLVFRTGEKGYGGIIEMFVGIDTLEKVCGLKIASPAEGLKETPGLGLKIREDKFKNQFLGKIKEQIKLKKEGGEIEAITAATISSKAVCDGIRKGIEKYKKYLKEE from the coding sequence ATGAGACAGATATTAGTATTAACTTCCGTTTGTGTTGTTAGTGCTTTACTTTTAAGTTATGTTTATCTCTTTACTATACCAAAAATAAAAGAGCATAAAGAGAAATTTTTTACCTCTGCCTTATCAGAGATTTTTCCTAATATGGGTGGTTATAAAGAAGTTGTTAAGGATAGTTGTTATCAAATTTTATCAGAAGATAAAACAAAGATTATTGGCTTGGTTTTCCGAACTGGTGAGAAAGGTTACGGTGGAATTATTGAGATGTTCGTGGGGATTGATACCTTAGAAAAGGTCTGTGGCTTAAAGATTGCTTCGCCAGCCGAAGGATTAAAAGAGACACCTGGTTTAGGATTGAAAATCAGGGAAGATAAATTTAAAAACCAATTTTTAGGAAAGATAAAAGAGCAAATAAAGTTAAAAAAAGAAGGTGGTGAAATTGAAGCAATCACTGCGGCAACAATATCTTCTAAGGCGGTTTGTGATGGTATTAGAAAGGGGATTGAAAAATATAAAAAATATTTAAAAGAAGAATGA
- a CDS encoding RnfABCDGE type electron transport complex subunit E — MRFKYFWNGIILENPVLILMIGLCPTLATSISARDALGMGIAASFVLIFSNIFVSAIRKIVPDNIRIPVFIIIISTFVTIVDYILQAYEPNMYKVLGVFVPLIVVNCIILGRAEAFAYRYGIFDSFLDGLGKSVGFTLVIFIMGTIREILAQGTFFGMKVMPDAYINNSLLFMIFPPGGFLLIGILKAIVNKLFLNK, encoded by the coding sequence ATGAGGTTTAAATATTTTTGGAATGGAATTATTTTAGAAAATCCAGTATTAATCTTAATGATTGGCTTATGCCCTACCTTAGCAACCTCAATTTCCGCACGCGATGCCTTGGGAATGGGAATTGCTGCTTCTTTTGTCTTGATCTTTTCTAATATCTTTGTTTCGGCAATAAGAAAGATTGTGCCTGACAATATTAGAATACCAGTTTTTATTATCATCATCTCAACTTTTGTTACTATTGTTGATTACATCTTACAGGCTTACGAGCCGAATATGTATAAAGTTCTTGGTGTTTTTGTACCTTTAATTGTTGTCAATTGCATTATCTTGGGAAGAGCCGAAGCCTTTGCCTATCGTTATGGAATATTTGATTCTTTCCTTGATGGTTTAGGAAAATCAGTTGGTTTCACTTTGGTTATCTTCATTATGGGAACAATAAGAGAAATCTTAGCCCAAGGAACCTTTTTTGGAATGAAGGTAATGCCTGATGCCTATATCAATAACTCTTTATTATTTATGATATTTCCACCTGGCGGATTCTTATTGATTGGAATTTTAAAGGCAATCGTGAATAAATTATTTTTAAATAAATAA
- a CDS encoding Rnf-Nqr domain containing protein has translation MNISPAKVFFASFLVQNILLMRYIGLCPFFGVSTRISTSFGMGLAVIFVMLLATLITYPIYHFFLVPLNLEFLRTASFILVIASLVQFVEMFLKKSYRQLYNALGIYLPLITTNCAILGTTFLVIDYRFHLLNTIIFALGTGLGFMLVIILFAAIREKLDYAPISPSFKGYPIAFIAASLVSLAFLGFANLFGASL, from the coding sequence ATGAATATCTCACCCGCAAAAGTATTTTTTGCCAGTTTTTTAGTCCAGAATATTTTATTAATGCGTTATATTGGTCTTTGTCCTTTCTTTGGTGTCTCCACAAGGATTTCTACCTCTTTTGGTATGGGACTGGCAGTTATTTTTGTAATGCTTTTAGCAACACTTATTACCTATCCGATTTACCATTTCTTTTTAGTGCCCTTAAATTTAGAATTCTTAAGAACTGCCTCTTTTATCTTAGTAATTGCCAGTTTAGTTCAATTTGTTGAGATGTTTTTAAAAAAGAGTTATCGCCAATTATACAATGCCTTAGGAATTTATCTACCATTAATTACTACTAATTGTGCGATTTTAGGAACAACCTTTTTGGTAATTGATTATCGTTTCCATTTATTGAATACAATAATCTTTGCCTTAGGAACCGGATTAGGTTTTATGTTAGTTATCATTCTTTTTGCGGCAATTAGAGAGAAATTGGATTATGCTCCGATTTCTCCTTCCTTTAAAGGTTATCCGATTGCCTTTATTGCTGCCAGTTTAGTATCTTTAGCCTTTTTAGGTTTTGCTAATCTATTTGGTGCTTCCTTATGA
- a CDS encoding RnfABCDGE type electron transport complex subunit B, whose translation MIIISILLLGILGILMATILTIAHKKLAVSVDEKVALLTKVLPNANCGACGYAGCENYAEAIVKGEAEPNRCTVGGREVAEKIGEILGIKVEAKEKMVAVLTCQGGIEECKERFIYDGHLDCKEANIIHQGMKACFFGCLGLGTCVNVCPFGAIKMDEKKRLPVIDENKCTGCGICVKECPKGVLKLIPKSKLVYLACVSPDKGREVREICKVGCFACGICIKVCPYDALKMENNLPVMDFEKCIDCGICYQKCPTKSYVDKVKKRPYALIDTTCNGCGECVKVCQFKAIEGKPGERHKVIIEKCVGCGECFRICPIKAITMVGALGYTKKEV comes from the coding sequence ATGATTATTATTTCTATTTTACTTTTAGGTATTTTAGGAATTTTGATGGCAACAATTTTAACAATTGCCCATAAAAAATTGGCGGTATCGGTAGATGAAAAAGTGGCCTTATTAACCAAGGTTTTACCAAATGCCAATTGTGGTGCCTGTGGTTATGCTGGTTGCGAGAATTATGCTGAAGCAATTGTTAAAGGAGAAGCCGAACCCAATCGCTGTACAGTAGGTGGCAGAGAAGTAGCAGAAAAGATTGGTGAAATTTTAGGAATAAAAGTCGAAGCAAAAGAGAAAATGGTTGCGGTATTAACCTGCCAAGGTGGCATTGAAGAATGTAAGGAAAGATTTATTTATGATGGTCATTTAGATTGTAAAGAAGCAAATATTATCCACCAAGGAATGAAAGCCTGCTTTTTTGGATGTTTAGGATTAGGAACCTGCGTTAATGTTTGTCCTTTTGGAGCAATAAAGATGGATGAAAAGAAAAGGCTGCCGGTAATTGATGAAAATAAATGTACCGGTTGTGGTATTTGTGTAAAAGAATGTCCTAAAGGAGTCTTAAAACTTATTCCCAAATCAAAACTTGTCTATCTTGCGTGCGTTTCGCCGGATAAAGGAAGAGAAGTAAGAGAAATTTGTAAGGTTGGCTGTTTTGCTTGCGGAATATGTATCAAAGTCTGTCCTTATGATGCCTTAAAAATGGAAAATAATTTACCGGTTATGGATTTTGAGAAATGTATTGACTGTGGCATCTGCTATCAAAAATGCCCAACAAAATCCTATGTTGATAAAGTAAAAAAAAGACCTTATGCTTTAATTGATACCACTTGTAATGGCTGTGGTGAATGTGTGAAAGTTTGTCAATTTAAAGCAATTGAAGGAAAACCAGGAGAAAGACATAAAGTAATAATCGAGAAATGTGTTGGTTGCGGCGAATGCTTCCGGATTTGCCCAATCAAAGCAATCACCATGGTTGGTGCTTTAGGTTATACAAAAAAAGAAGTATGA
- a CDS encoding HU family DNA-binding protein, whose product MTITKQQIVEEITREISPRVSKKDVAEIIQKFLDKIIDNLAEGNRIELRGFGIFNTKLRRPKIARNPKTNEPVSLPPRRVPVFRASKIFKETLKVGG is encoded by the coding sequence ATGACAATAACAAAACAACAAATTGTTGAAGAAATTACAAGAGAAATTTCACCAAGAGTTTCTAAAAAAGATGTGGCAGAGATTATCCAAAAATTTTTAGACAAGATAATCGATAACTTGGCAGAAGGCAACCGAATTGAATTGCGTGGTTTTGGTATTTTTAATACCAAATTGAGAAGACCAAAAATTGCTCGAAATCCAAAGACTAATGAACCAGTAAGTCTGCCGCCAAGAAGGGTACCAGTATTTCGAGCATCAAAAATCTTTAAAGAAACATTAAAAGTAGGAGGTTAG
- a CDS encoding zinc ribbon domain-containing protein, with the protein MPIYEYLCLKCKKEFEELVLNKEEGVKCPACGSRELEKRFSVFATQGLEKNVGSKGCSSCRATSCGSCK; encoded by the coding sequence ATGCCAATATACGAATATCTTTGTTTAAAATGTAAAAAAGAGTTTGAGGAATTGGTTTTAAATAAGGAGGAAGGGGTTAAGTGCCCAGCTTGTGGTAGCAGGGAATTAGAAAAAAGATTTTCGGTCTTTGCTACCCAAGGATTAGAAAAAAATGTGGGTAGCAAAGGATGTAGTAGTTGTCGCGCCACAAGCTGTGGAAGTTGTAAATAA